TGTTACTAACCTCTTTGCTTCAGTTGGCACCGTTTCCGGCACCGCGAGAGCCATTCCGGACTCTCACTTACTCGACCCGACATTGGGTCACTTCGTTCGATGTGCCCGCCAAGGCAACCGAACACCGTTTGTTTGTTTCTGGCAACAGGAAGGCTTAAGCCTTCTTGGGACGCTTCGCGCCGTACTTGGAACGCGACTGCTTGCGGTCTTTCACGCCTTGCAGGTCGAGCGAGCCGCGCACGATGTGGTAGCGAACACCGGGCAAGTCCTTGACACGACCGCCGCGAACCAGCACGACGCTGTGTTCCTGGAGGTTGTGGCCTTCGCCGCCGATGTAGGAAATGACTTCGAAGCCGTTGGTCAGGCGGACCTTGGCAACTTTACGAAGCGCCGAGTTGGGCTTCTTTGGCGTCGTGGTGTAGACGCGGGTGCAGACACCGCGGCGTTGCGGCGAGTTCTGCATGGCAGGGCTCTTCGAATTGATCTTTTCGACCGTTCGACCCTGACGCACCAGTTGATTGATGGTTGGCATGAATGAATTAGTCCCAAAACAACCCGGCCTTTGGCTCTGAACCGCCCTCGTCCTTGACGTGACGCAAGGACAAGGAAGCCGGGAATAACGAAAACGTGAAACCCTTCGGAAAATTCCGAAAAGCCCACGAGTATAGCAGGCGGCCCCGCGGCCAGCAATTGCCGCGAGCAGGCGTTACTTGATCCAGAGCCTCACGGCGTCCCAGGCGCGGCCGAAAATGCCCGCCTGCTCGACGCCTTCGAGCGCGACCAGCGGAACGTCGGCCAGGGGCTGGTCGTCCAGGGTCACCTTGAGCGAGCCCACGGACTGGTACTTCGTGAACGGCGCCACCAGCGGATCGGGCCGCGCCACCTGGGTCTTGATCTTGTTGGCGGTACCGGCGGGTACCGCCACCACGATCGCGTCGGGCCGGCCCAGCTTGAGCGTGTTGACCTTGCCCTTCCAGACCGCGGGGGTGGCGGCCGGCTGGCCAGCGTCGAACAACCGCACGGCGTCGTAGGCGGTGTAGCCCCAGTTCAGCAGCTTCTGCGATTCGTTCGCGCGCACGGTCTCGCCGGAGGCGCCCAGCACGATCGACAGCAGGCGGCGGCCGCCGGTCAGGTTGGGAAAATCGCGCTTGGCGGTGGCAATCATGCAGTAGCCGGCCGCATCGGTATGGCCGGTCTTGAGGCCGTCGACCGTGGGGTCGCGGAACAGCAGCAGGTTGCGGTTGGTGTCGTTGGTCGACGGCGTGCCGGGATAGCGGTACTTCTTGATCGCGTAGTACTTGGCTTCCTCGGGGAAGTCGCGCACCAGGCGGGTCGCCAGGATGCTCAGGTCGCGCGCCGTGGTGGTGTGGCCGGAGGCCGTGAGCCCCTCGGGGTTCTTGTAGCTGGTGTTCTTCATGCCCAGCGCCTTGGCCTGGGCGTTCATGAGCTCGACGAAATGCTCCACCGTACCGCCCACGCCTTCGGCCAGGGCCACGGTGGCGTCATTGCCCGACTGGACGATGAGGCCCTTGATCAGGTCTTCGACCGGCACCTGCATCTTCGGGTCGATGAACATGCGCGAGCCGGGCATCTTCCAGGCGCGCTGGCTGACGGGCATGGTCTGGGTCAGCGTGATCTTCTTGGCGCGCAGCGCGTCGAACACGATGTAGGCCGACATCAGCTTGGTGAGGGAGGCCGGCTCGACCGGGCTGTCGATGTCCTTCTGGGCCAGGATCTGGTTGGCCGTGACGTCAAGCAGCAGGTAGCTGCGCGCGGCAACTTCCGGTGGCGCCGGCACCTGGGCGGCGGCAATCATGCAGACCGATGCGGCGGCGGTCAGCACCAGGGCGCGAAACGCGTCAAGAAAACGATTCATGGGGAGAGATGGGGAGAAAACGAAAACAAGCCCGAGGGGCTTTCATGCGATGCCCGCGCGCAGATGGCGCACGACCAGGCTCTTGAGCAGCGGCAATTGTCCGTGAAAGAAATGCCCGCCCCCGGGGACAACCGTGACAGGAAGTGACTGCGGCCGCGCCCAATCCATGACGGCCGACAGCGGCACCGTGTCATCGGCCTCGCCATGGACCACCAGCGTGCGCTCGTGCGCGTCGGCCGGCAGCGTGGCCACGGCAAAACGCGAGGCGGCCGTGCCGACGAGCACCAGCTGCCGAATGTCGCGCGAAGCCCAGAGCGTTTCGGCCGCGCAGCTCGCCACGAAGGCGCCGAACGAAAACCCCGCAATGGCCAGCGGGCCTTCCGGGGCGAGCTGTTCGACGACCTTCAGCATGTCCTCGCGTTCGCCGCGCCCCTCGTCGTGCACGCCCTCGCTCGCACCCACACCGCGGAAATTGAAGCGCACCGCGGTCCAGCCGCAGGCGACGAACGCGCGCGCCAGGGTCTGCACCACCTTGTTGTCCATGGTGCCGCCGAACAGCGGATGCGGATGGGCGATGACCGCGGTGCCGCGCGTGACGTCGGCCTCGGCCGGCCGGTCTCGCTGGACCTCGATGAGGCCGGCCGCGCCCTGGAGGCGGATCTTTTCGGTCTGGGAGTTCATGGTGCTGGGAATGGAGCGGCCCGGCGGCCGCGGGCGGGGTGCACGGTACGAGCGCGGGATGTCCGCAAAAGTTCAGCGGCCGACATCCGGAGGCAGCACGAGGCGCTCGACCACCTTGCCGTTCTTCAGGTGCGACTCGACGATCTCGTCGATGTCTTCGGCATCGACGAAGGTGTACCAGACCGCTTCGGGATAGACGACCGCCACGGGCCCGCCTGCGCACCGGTCCAGGCAGCCCGCCTTGTTGACCCGCACCTTGCCGGGGCCGGCCAGCCCCGCTTCCTTGACCTTGGACTTGCAGCGGTCGAAGCCTTGCTGGGCGTTGTGCAGGGCGCAGCAGTCTTCCCCGTTCTTGCGCTCGTTGAGGCAGAAGAAGATATGGCGGCCGTAGTAGCCGCGCGGCGCGGCGGGAGTGGAACTGGGCATCGGGCGATTTTAGTGAGGCGCGACTGCGCCATCGGGCGACGGGGTCAGCTGGCCGGGCGTCCGCGGCGCGACAGTGCGGCCACCACGTAGGCCAGCACCGCGAACGGCCACACCCAGCCCAGCCATTGCGCGAGCCCATGGAAGCGGATGAAGCGCCCCTGCTCCCAGGTGGCCAGCGTCTGCGCGAAGTACGCGCTCTCGGGCGCCTGGTTCAACAGGCTCAACTGGATCACCAGGCCCACCAGCAGCAAGGCCGCGCACAGCCGCCGCGGCGCGCCCAGCAGCAGCACGCCCGCGAACAGGGCGCTGGCAATGCCGACCTGCACCGGCAGGCCCAGCCAGGCCCACGCATGCTCCGGGCCGTAGCTCAGCGCAGCCGACAGCGCCGAGGCCCCGATGCCGGCCAACAGCGTGAGCGGCAGCAGCACCGCACGCCGCGCCACCGTGCGTGTCACCAGGAAGGCCAGCAGGCACGGCACCAGCGCCCCGAGCATCACGCACAGCAGCTCCACGGCGGGCACCAGCGGTTCGAGCTCGAACTGGCGAAGCGGCATCCAGTCGATGAAGGGCGTGTCGAGCAACCATTCCGAGATGGCGACTTCGAGCCGCTCGAACACCTGGCCGAGCCCGAAGGTCACGGCCGCGGGAAACAACAGCGCGATGGGCCACAGCGCCAGCAGCACCAGCGCGCCGCGCGATTCTTCGACAAACCACTGCGAGCGCGCGCGGCTCCAGTGCGCCACCGCGCCGAGGCGCTCCAGGCCGGCCGCCAGCATGGCGCCCAGGAGCGCGCCCGAGGTATTGAGGCCCAGGTCGACGTTCGAGGGAATGCGTGCGGGAAGGTAGCTCTGCAGCGTCTCCATCGCAAAAGCCACCGCGGCGCCGGCCAGCGTTGCGCGCAGCATGGCGCGCCAGACACTGGCATCCCTTCGCGTGCGCAGCACGGCCAGCGCACAGAGAAACCCGAAGGGCACGTAGCCGCCCACGTTGATCGCGAAATCGAAGCCCGTCCAGTATTTGGGCCACGGTGCCGACAGGTAGGCCCAGGGGGCGATGCCCTGGTCGCGCCAGTCCGCAAACGGATAGAGGCTCGCATAGACGATCAGCGCCGCATAGGCGAGCGCCAGGGGCAGCGCGGCGGTCTTGTGCTGCGGCTCCAAGTTTTCTTTCCGGCTCAGAACGGCTTGACGACCACCAGCACCACGATGCCCAGCAGCAGCAAGACCGGCAGTTCGTTGAACCAGCGGTACCACCGGTGGCTGCGCCCCTGGCCGCCAGCCACGAAGCGCCGCAGAAGCACGCCGCAGCCATGGTGATAGCCGATGGCGGCCAGCACCAGCGCCAGCTTGGCATGCATCCAGCCGTTGCCCGGGCCGCGCCCGATGCCATAGCCCAGCCAGAGCCAGAGGCCGAAAGCCAAGGCCGGGATCGCCAGGAAGGTCGTGAACCGCAGCAGCTTGCGCGCCATCAGCAGCAAGCGCTCACGTTCGGCGACGGACTCCGGCGGCACCATCGCCAGGTTGACGAAGATCCGCGGCAGGTAGAACAAGCCCGCGAACCAGCTCGCAATGAAGACGATGTGAAAAGATTTGACCCAGAGCATGGCCGGCAGTTTAGTGGCCGGCCGCGCCCTTCCTGCCTTTGTCTGCGGCCGCGCACGCTGCGGGCACAAATCCCGGCGCCTGCACGCTGCAGGCAAAAAAAAGCCCGACGTCTGCACGCCGGGCTGGGAAGCCCTTTTGCTGTCACACATCAAGGCACCCGCTCAGGGAGGAAAAGCGGGGAGCGGCAAGCCGCCCGCTGCAGAATTTAACAAAGACGAAACAAGGTTTCAAGCGAATCGACCACTTTCTTTGACAATTTCGCGCAAAAAAAGAGAACCTTCGAGGTATATGCCGGATCGCCCTCCGGACGACCTTCTTGTGCCTGGCGCAGGCTGCGGGGCCGGCGCTTCAGGCACAATTTTCCGCCTATGACGCCATCTCCCTCCTCCGCCTTCGCCATGTACCCCGCCGGCCGGCCGCGCCGCCTGCGCCGCGATGCCTTCACCCGCAACCTCGTCAGGGAGCATGCGCTCACGGCGCACGACCTGATCTACCCCGTGTTCGTCCAGGAAGGCGAGAAAAAGCGCGACGCCGTGTCGTCGATGCCGGGCGTGGACAGGCTGAGCCTCGACCTGCTGCTGCCCGTCGCGGAGCAGTGCGTGGCGGCCGGCATTCCCGTGATGGCGCTGTTCCCGGTCATCGACGCCGGGCTGAAGACACCGGCCGGCGACGAGGCCTTCAACCCCGACGGGCTGATTCCGCGCGTGGTCGCCGCGCTCAAGTCGCGCTTTCCGGAGCTCGGCGTGATGACCGACGTGGCGCTCGATCCCTACACCAGCCACGGGCAGGACGGCCTGCTCGACGACAGCGGCTACATCCTCAACGACCCGACGGTGGAGGTGCTGGTCAAGCAGGCGCTCGCGCAGTCGCAGGCCGGCGTGGACATCGTGGCGCCCAGCGACATGATGGACGGCCGCATCGGTGCCATCCGCACCGCGCTGGAGACGCGCGGCGACGTCCATACCCGCATCATGGCGTACAGCGCCAAGTACGCCAGCGCCTTCTACGGGCCATTCCGCGATGCCGTGGGCTCGGCCGCGACGCTCGGCAAGAGCAACAAGAAGGTCTACCAGATGGACCCCGGCAACAGCGACGAGGCGCTGCGCGAGGTGGGCCTGGACATTGCCGAGGGCGCCGACATGGTGATGGTGAAGCCCGGCATGCCGTACCTGGACATCGTGCGCCGCGTAAAGGACGAATTCCACGTGCCCACCTTCGCCTACCAGGTGAGCGGCGAATACGCGATGCTCAAGGCCGCCGCACAGAACGGCTGGCTCGACCACGACGCGGTGGTGCTCGAAAGCCTGCTCGCGTTCAAGCGCGCCGGCGCCGATGGCGTGCTCACCTACTTCGCACTCGACGCCGCACGGCTGCTGCAGAAGCAATAGCTTGCTGCCCGGGGCACCCGCGGCGCGAGCCCGGGCGGCAATCACAGAGAGCAACAAGGCAGGCCCATGCGCATCATCGAAATCAACCGCTCGCAGGTGAGCGAGCACCCGGCGCTGGCGCCGCTCACGGTGCCGGGCGCCTGCGGCGCGCCGAGCTATCTCTGGATCTCGCTGACGCGGGACGAGTTCCGCACCGCGCTGCCGGAAGTCCAGCAGATCCTGCAGACGCTCTGCCTCACCCAGCTGGTCGACCTGCACGTGGCGGACCTGCTCAATGACCAGTTGCCTTCGCATTTCGACTACACCTCCAAATACGACGTGCTGGTGTTCCGGCGCCTTGCCAGCGGCCCGGGCCAACCAGCGCCGGGCAACGGCAACGGCAAGGGCGCCAGCGCCGGCGAGCCACCGCTGGCGGGCCGGCGCGGACCGCCGGTGCTGCGCCGGGTCGACACCCGTCCGGTCGGCTTCGCCGTCTTCGACCGCGTGCTGCTGTCGGTCCACCCTGAAGACGGCGCGGTGCGCGACGCCTTCGCGGCCCGGCTGCTCGCGGCCGGCTCGCCGGACGGCCATGGCGCGCCGGCGCTCGACGTGCGCGCCACCTCGGCGCGCGTGCCCACAGGCACCGCCGACCTGATGCTTCGCGTCATCAACCAGATCGTCGACGGCTACCTGGACATGCGCCGCGAACTCACGCGCCAGCTCGACCACTGGCAGACCGAACTGATCGATCCGCGCAGCCGCTTCACCAACTGGGGCGCGCTGATGGAAGCGCGCCAGTCGCTGCACCACCTGGACGAGATATGCCAGGACCAGCGCGCCGCCATCCAGGACTGGATCGATTCACTCGAAACCCTGCCGCCGCCCAAGGGCGAGACCGAGCAGCGCGAGCGCGACCTGGTCATGGTGCGAAGCCGCGACGTGCTGGAGCACATCGAGCGCGTGGTGCACCACGTGCGCCGGCTCGAGCAGAACGCCGAAACGGCGGTGCAGATGCACTTCAGCGTCCAGGGCCACCGCGCGAACGACATCATGCGGGTGCTCACCGCGCTGACCGCCATCTTCCTGCCGCTCAACCTCATTGCCGGCATCTTCGGCATGAACTTCGAGTTCATTCCGCTGGTGCACAAGGCGGACGGATTCTGGATCGCGATGAGCGCGATGCTGGTCATTGCGCTGGTGCTGGTGGTGGTCTTCTGGCGCAAGCGCTACCTCGCGCGAACGCGCTGAACGCGCGAACGCCGGTCCCAATAGAAAAGCCACGCAGGAGCGTGGCTTTTCCGTTCCAGCGGCCCCTCGGGGCCAGCCTTCTTCGACGGCTTACTTGGCGACGGCGCCCGAGCCTTGTTGGGCCTGCACGCGTGCGTCCATCGGGTGGGGCATGGTCGAGAGGACCTTGCTGTTGACGCGCGAACCCGAGCTCACGTTCTGGTCGGGCGCGTAGGCGGTACGGACCGCTTCGGCTTCGACGAGCGAACGGTCCTTCGACACGGCCACCGTTTCCGGGCCGCGCGAACCGCGGGTCACGTTCTGGTTCGGAGCCGATGCGGTGCGCACGGCTTCGGCGTTCACTTCGTCGCGGCTCTTGGTCGAGATGGCGGTGTTCACGCCGTCGTAGGTTTCTGCCTGGGCGCCGGTGGCGGCGAGGAGGGTCAGGGCGGCGGCGGCGAGGATGTGCGAGGTCTTCATTTCAGTTCCTTGTGTTCGTTGGATGGTTCGTCCACCAGGCTTGCTCGTTCGCTCACCTGTGCGGCGAGTTTCCGACTGAAACAACAGTGCGGAACGCGCGGAACAGAGACACCGTGTTTCCTCTATTGAAACAATGACAGTTCAAAGGCGTGCACGCGATGGTGGGCGCCCGGCGCCGTCCGGATGTCCGGCTTCCTGGAGAATTCGGGCACGCCGGCGCAGGAACGGAAACAATGGGCACTTTGACATGGACAGTCTCGATCTGATCAGAACCTTCCGGGAGGTGGCCTCGCAAGGCAGCTTCTCGCATGCGGCCAAGAAGCTGGACATGTCCAAAGCCACGGTCAGCAAATACGTGGCGGAACTCGAAACGCGCTTTGGCGTGCGCCTTCTCAACCGCTCCACGCGATCGGTGAGCCTGACCGACGCCGGGCAGCTGCTGCTGGAACGCAGCACGCCGGTGCTCGAGATGGTGGAGCTCACGCAGGCCGAACTGCAGGAGCGCGCGAGCCAGCCCGGTGGGCGCCTGCGCATCTCGGCTCCCCACGGCATGGGCAACGGCGAGTTCCCGGGCCTCCTGGCCGACTTCATGCGCTACTACCCGGATGTGAGCATCAGCCTGCAGCTGACCAATCGCGCGGTGGACCTCGCGGAAGAAGGCATCGACGTGGACATCCGCAGCGGCCCGGTCGCCGATGCCAACCTCATCGTGCGCAAGCTGATGCTCATGGAGATGGTGGTCTGCGCATCGCCGGTCTACTGGAAGAAGCACGGCAAGCCCGCGCATCCGCGCGATCTTGCCGCGCACGAGGCGCTCACCCATTCGCTGCTCGGTGCCCAGCCGGTCTGGCGCTTCGACGAAGCCGGCGAGCCGCTGGACGTGGCCGTCAAGAGCCGCATGGACTGCACCGAGGGCGCGCCGCTGATCCGCGTCGCGATGCGCGGCTTCGGCGTGATCTACCTGCCTTCCATCCTCGTGCAGTCGCACATCGACGAGGGCGAGCTGGTGCCGGTGCTGCAGGACTACGCGCGCAAGGACATGTGGCTCTCGGCCGCGTACCTGCAGCGGCGCCACAACAGCGCGGCCCTGCGCGCGCTGCTCGACTTTCTACAGACCCGCGTCGGCAAGGGGCCGGGCGCGAAACGCAAATAGAAAAACCCGGCAGGGCCGGGCTTTTTATTGCAGGCGTCGTTCAGCCGACGTGCTTGGCAAAGAATTCCAGCGTGCGGGTGCGCGCGAGCGTGGCGGCCTCGGCGTTGTAGGAGCCGCGCTGGTCGCAGTTGAAGCCGTGGCCAGATTCGTAGACATGCACCTGCACCTCCGGATGCGCCTTCTTGAAGGCCTCGATGGTGTCCAGCGGAATCCAGTGGTCCTGGTTGCCGAAGTGCGCCAGCACCGGCACCTTGGGCTGGCGCGCGGTTTCTTCCGGCGTGGTCATGCCCCCGCCGTAGTAAGGTGCCGCGGCCGCGATGCCCGGAACCAGGCTCGCGGCGCGCCAGACCAGGAGGCCGCCCCAGCAGTAGCCCACGATGCCCACCTTGCCGGCCTTGGCCGCATAGGCCACGGCGGCTTCGACGTCCTGCAGCACGCCGGGCGCGGGCAGCGCCTCGACCGCGGTCTTCAGCGCGAAGCCGGCCTTCATGTCGTCGTCGCTGTAGCCGAGCTCGACGCCGGGCTTCACGCGATGGAAGGTGGACGGAGAAACGGCAAGGTAGCCGTCCGCCGCATAGCCGTCGGCCACCGAGCGGATGTGCGAGTTGACGCCGAAGATTTCCGGCACCACGACCACGGCGCCGCGCGGCTTGCCGGCAGGCTCGGCCACGTAGGCTGGAAAGACGAAGCCGTCCTTTGCGGTGAGATCGATGAATTGGCCCATGGTTGTCTGCTCCTTGAATTTGCGAATGACCGATCGAAGAGGTGTGTCGCGCTAGCGCTCGTCCTGGAGCTTGCGCGCGACGAAATCGAGCCGGTCCTGGCCCCAGAATATCTCGCCGTCGATGACATAGCTCGGCGCGCCGAACACCTGGATGTCGATCGCTTCCTGGGTGTAGGCCTCATAGCGCTCCTGCACGGCCTGGCTCAGCGACTGCTCCGTGCGCTTGGGCGGCAGGCCGCATTCGGCGACCAGGGCCTCGAGCACCTTCGGATCGCCGATGTTGCGCTCCTGCACCCAGACCGCGGCCAATACCGCGCCGCACACCCGCATGGCCACGTCGGTGCCGTCGTGCAGGTCCACGGCGATGATCAGCCGCGCCGCATCGTCGCCCGAGACGGGAAAGAATTTCGGCTTGAGGTTGAGCGGCAGGCCGAGGTGGCGCGAAAAGCGCGCCAGTTCGACCAGCCGGTAGGCCTGGCGCTGCGGTGCCCGCTTGCCGAGCGGCAGTCCGCCCGAGATCGGATAGACGCTGCCCAGGTCCACCGGCCGGATGCGCACCGTGGCGCCCGCCGCTGCCGCGATGTCGGCGAAGCGGGCATGCCCCAGGTAGGTCCAGGGGCTTTGCGGCGCAAAGTAATAGTCGATCGTGTGGCTCATCCGCGTGCCCTCGATGATGTAATCCAAGCCAACGGTTTTAACTGACACGCAGTTTTTGTGCAGGAGGTCGGAATTGGACCAGGTACTCTTGATCACCGGGGGCGGCCGCGGCATCGGCGCCGCCACCGCCTTGCTGGCGGCCCAGCGCGGCTACGCGGTGGCCGTCAATTACGCGAGCAACTCGCTGGCCGCCGACGAGGTGGTGCGCACCATCCGCGCGGGCGGCGGCACTGCGGTGGCCGTGCAGGCCGACGTGGGCGACGAGGCACAGGTGGCCGCCATGTTCCAGAAGGTCGACGCGCGGCTCGGCCGCCTCACGGCGCTGGTCAACAACGCCGGGGTCGTCGACGTGCAGGCGCGTGTCGACGAAATGAGCGTGGCGCGGCTGGAACGCATGTTCCGCACCAACGTGATCGGCAGCTTCATCTGCGCCCGCGAAGCCGTTCGGCGCATGAGCACTCGCTACGGCGGTGCGGGCGGCGCCATCGTCAATATTTCCAGCGCCGCGGCGAGGCTTGGCTCGCCGGGCCAGTACGTCGACTACGCGGCCAGCAAGGGCGCCATCGACACCTTCACCATCGGCCTGGCCAAGGAAGTCGCCGCCGAGGGCATCCGCGTCAATGCGGTGCGGCCCGGCCTGATCGACACCGAGATCCACGCCTCCGGCGGCATGCCCGACCGCGCCTTCGAGCTGGCGCCCACCGTGCCGATGCAGCGCACCGGCAGCGCCGACGAGATTGCCGGCGCCATCCTGTGGCTGCTGTCCGAAGAGGCCAGCTACACCACCATGGCCCTGCTCGACGTGACCGGAGGGAGGTAAGTTGAGTACCTCGATGGACCTGATCAAGCCGCTGGTCACGCTGGTGGCCATCGTCAACCCGCTGGCCATCGTGCCCTTCTTCATCCACTACACGCAGGGCTATTCCGATGCGCAGCGCCGGCACACGGTGCGCATGTCGGCGTTCAGCGCCTTCGTCGTGATCGCGGTCAGCGCACTGATCGGGCTGCAACTGCTGGCATTCTTCGGCATCTCGATTGCGAGCTTCCAGGTGGGCGGCGGACTGCTGCTGCTCATGAGCTCGCTCTCGATGCTCAATGCACAGCCGGCCGAGAGCAAGACCAACGTCGAGGAGCTGCGCGCCACCGAGGTCAAGGCCTCGATGGGCGCATCCATCGCGGTGGTGCCGCTCACCATTCCGCTGCTCACCGGCCCGGCCACCATATCGACCGTGGTGATCTATGCCGACAAGACGCAGCACCTGTGGGAGCTGGGGTTGCTGGTGGGCTACGGCGTGGTGGTGGCGCTGGCCACCGCGCTGGCGTTCTCGCTCGCGCAGCCGATCGCGCGCGTGCTCGGCAAGACCGGCATCAACATCATGACGCGGCTCATGGGGCTGATCCTCGCGGCGCTGGCGGTCGAGGTCATGGCCGACGGGCTCGGCAAGCTGTTTCCGATACTGCAGCGCGTGGGCTAGTGCCCGTTCAGGCCAGCATCTTCTCGAGGATTTTCCAGTGCGCGGGCTCGACCGGCGTGATCGACAGCCGGTTCCCCTTGCGCAGCACCACCAGGTCGGCCAGCTCGGGCCTGGCGCGCAGTTCGGGCAGCGCCAGGAGCCGCGTCTTGCGGACGGCCTGCACGTCGACCAGCAGCCAGCGCGGATCGTCCTTCTTCGAGGCCGGGTCGTAGTACGGCGACTTCGGGTCGAATTGCGTCGGGTCGGGCTTGATGCCCGAGGCCACGCGCGCAAGGCCCGCGATGCCGGGCTCGGGGCAGCTCGAGTGATAGAACAGCACGCCGTCGCCGACCTTCATGCCGTCGCGCATGAAGTTGCGTGCCTGGTAGTTGCGCACGCCGGTCCAGGCCACCGTGGCGTTGGGCGCGGCAAGCGCGTCGTCGATCGAGACCTCGCCGGGCTCGGATTTCATCAACCAGTAATTGGGCATGGTGCCCGTTATGGTGTCACATAGTCAGACACCACCACCCACTTTCCGTCCTTGATTTGCGACAGGCGCGACTGGTCGTTGCCCAGGCGCTTGGTGGCGGTGTAGCTGCTCTTGGGGCTGCCGAACATGTCGGGCTCGAAGGTCATGCTGTCCATCGCCTTGATGAAGCTGTCGGTCGTGAGGTTCGGGCCCGCCTTCTGCGCCGCCTTGATGAACGAATCGATGATCACGTAGCCATACACCGAGAACACGGTCGGGTCTTCGTTGAACTTGGTCTTGTACTTGTTGGCCCAGAAGCGCAGCGGCTGCGACTGCTCGTCGGTGTACGGGTTCTGCACCGTCATGGTGGCGTAGACACCGTCCATCGCCTTGCCGCCGAGCTTGTGGATCAGGTCGGTATAGGAGGCGCTGGAGCCCAGGAAGGTCGGGTTGAAGCCCGTCTTGCGCGCCTCGCCCACGGTGCCGATGGTTTCGCGGATGATGGTGCCGAGCACCACGAGGTCGCAGTTGGCGGCCTTCATCTTCGCCACCTGCGAGCTGAAGTCGGTGGCGCCGCGCTTGAAGGAGGTCTTCTCGGCCAGTTCCATGTCCGCCGCCTTCAGGCCCGCCTCGGCACCGCGCTGCACCTCGAGCCCGAACTCGTCGTCCTGGTAGATGGTGCAGACCTTCTTCGCGCCCTTCTCCTTGATCAT
The Variovorax sp. OAS795 genome window above contains:
- a CDS encoding dienelactone hydrolase family protein, which encodes MGQFIDLTAKDGFVFPAYVAEPAGKPRGAVVVVPEIFGVNSHIRSVADGYAADGYLAVSPSTFHRVKPGVELGYSDDDMKAGFALKTAVEALPAPGVLQDVEAAVAYAAKAGKVGIVGYCWGGLLVWRAASLVPGIAAAAPYYGGGMTTPEETARQPKVPVLAHFGNQDHWIPLDTIEAFKKAHPEVQVHVYESGHGFNCDQRGSYNAEAATLARTRTLEFFAKHVG
- a CDS encoding 2-hydroxychromene-2-carboxylate isomerase, producing the protein MSHTIDYYFAPQSPWTYLGHARFADIAAAAGATVRIRPVDLGSVYPISGGLPLGKRAPQRQAYRLVELARFSRHLGLPLNLKPKFFPVSGDDAARLIIAVDLHDGTDVAMRVCGAVLAAVWVQERNIGDPKVLEALVAECGLPPKRTEQSLSQAVQERYEAYTQEAIDIQVFGAPSYVIDGEIFWGQDRLDFVARKLQDER
- a CDS encoding SDR family oxidoreductase — protein: MDQVLLITGGGRGIGAATALLAAQRGYAVAVNYASNSLAADEVVRTIRAGGGTAVAVQADVGDEAQVAAMFQKVDARLGRLTALVNNAGVVDVQARVDEMSVARLERMFRTNVIGSFICAREAVRRMSTRYGGAGGAIVNISSAAARLGSPGQYVDYAASKGAIDTFTIGLAKEVAAEGIRVNAVRPGLIDTEIHASGGMPDRAFELAPTVPMQRTGSADEIAGAILWLLSEEASYTTMALLDVTGGR
- a CDS encoding MarC family protein, producing MDLIKPLVTLVAIVNPLAIVPFFIHYTQGYSDAQRRHTVRMSAFSAFVVIAVSALIGLQLLAFFGISIASFQVGGGLLLLMSSLSMLNAQPAESKTNVEELRATEVKASMGASIAVVPLTIPLLTGPATISTVVIYADKTQHLWELGLLVGYGVVVALATALAFSLAQPIARVLGKTGINIMTRLMGLILAALAVEVMADGLGKLFPILQRVG
- a CDS encoding EVE domain-containing protein, with the protein product MPNYWLMKSEPGEVSIDDALAAPNATVAWTGVRNYQARNFMRDGMKVGDGVLFYHSSCPEPGIAGLARVASGIKPDPTQFDPKSPYYDPASKKDDPRWLLVDVQAVRKTRLLALPELRARPELADLVVLRKGNRLSITPVEPAHWKILEKMLA
- a CDS encoding ABC transporter substrate-binding protein, yielding MKLKTVASLAVLGLAATFASAQQQGVSKDEIRIGTIQDLSGPLAGFGKQARNGMQLRVDELNEQGNINGRKLKLFVEDSGYDPKKAVLAAQKLVNQEKIFIMAGHIGTAQNMAAMPVQFEKNIVNFMPITAAREMYEPLNRLKYSFAATYYDQIRLALPKMIKEKGAKKVCTIYQDDEFGLEVQRGAEAGLKAADMELAEKTSFKRGATDFSSQVAKMKAANCDLVVLGTIIRETIGTVGEARKTGFNPTFLGSSASYTDLIHKLGGKAMDGVYATMTVQNPYTDEQSQPLRFWANKYKTKFNEDPTVFSVYGYVIIDSFIKAAQKAGPNLTTDSFIKAMDSMTFEPDMFGSPKSSYTATKRLGNDQSRLSQIKDGKWVVVSDYVTP